From the Amycolatopsis thermoflava N1165 genome, one window contains:
- a CDS encoding SRPBCC domain-containing protein: protein MTVISSHKDTEALTLTIVAEYDAAPERVWRVWEDPRRLERWWGPPTWPATFEQHDFKAGGRSSYFMTGPDGTKSHGWWEITAIEAPRRLEFDDGFADDKGERNTEMPVIHCAVTLEANGSGTRMTTVNSFDSLEQLEKLIEMGMEEGMKLAEGQIDALLAED, encoded by the coding sequence ATGACGGTCATCAGCTCGCACAAGGACACCGAGGCCCTCACCCTCACGATCGTCGCGGAGTACGACGCCGCGCCGGAGCGGGTCTGGCGCGTGTGGGAGGACCCGCGCAGGCTCGAGCGGTGGTGGGGCCCGCCGACCTGGCCCGCCACCTTCGAGCAGCACGACTTCAAGGCCGGCGGCCGCTCCAGCTACTTCATGACCGGCCCGGACGGCACGAAGTCCCACGGCTGGTGGGAGATCACCGCGATCGAGGCCCCGCGCCGGCTGGAGTTCGACGACGGTTTCGCCGACGACAAGGGCGAGCGGAACACCGAGATGCCGGTCATCCACTGCGCGGTCACGCTGGAGGCGAACGGCAGCGGCACCCGGATGACCACCGTGAACTCCTTCGACAGCCTGGAGCAGCTGGAAAAGCTGATCGAAATGGGCATGGAGGAAGGCATGAAGCTCGCCGAGGGCCAGATCGACGCCCTGTTGGCCGAGGACTAG
- a CDS encoding class I SAM-dependent methyltransferase, with translation MAYEHPLAYVLGLEGLALLRSFRGEHDHAFVAERLAEIRRLLAESPDGVEVAHVDPVEGYDLWAPTYDAPNPAFDFDEPFVREVACRLSPGVALDAACGTGRVAAVLAECGHRVVGVDSSPGMLGQARKRLPDGEFHVGSLTALPSGPVDLVTCSLALTHVPDLGPVFAEFARVLRPGGRVVIADVHPEQVARGHVPAVRRADGAPGRVRSHCHRTGDYLRAAFAAGLEPVRCEEPVAPVREIPAAEPGPWETWPWSLAGLAPAAAQAAGADVPSMILWEFRN, from the coding sequence ATGGCGTACGAACACCCGCTGGCCTACGTACTCGGACTGGAAGGCCTGGCGCTGCTGCGATCCTTCCGCGGCGAGCACGACCACGCGTTCGTCGCGGAGCGCCTCGCCGAGATCCGGCGGCTGCTGGCGGAGTCCCCGGACGGTGTGGAGGTCGCGCACGTCGACCCGGTCGAGGGTTACGACCTGTGGGCGCCGACCTACGACGCCCCGAACCCGGCGTTCGACTTCGACGAGCCGTTCGTGCGCGAGGTCGCCTGCCGGCTGTCCCCGGGGGTGGCGCTGGACGCGGCCTGCGGAACCGGACGGGTGGCGGCGGTGCTCGCGGAGTGCGGCCACCGGGTGGTGGGCGTCGACTCGTCGCCCGGGATGCTCGGACAGGCCCGGAAACGCTTGCCGGACGGGGAGTTCCACGTCGGGAGCCTCACCGCGCTGCCGTCCGGGCCGGTCGATCTGGTGACCTGCTCGCTCGCGTTGACGCACGTGCCGGACCTGGGCCCGGTGTTCGCGGAGTTCGCGCGCGTGCTGCGCCCCGGCGGGCGCGTGGTGATCGCCGACGTACACCCGGAACAGGTGGCGCGCGGGCACGTTCCGGCGGTGCGGCGCGCGGACGGCGCGCCGGGCCGGGTGCGCTCGCACTGCCACCGCACCGGCGACTATCTGCGGGCCGCGTTCGCCGCCGGGCTCGAACCGGTGCGGTGCGAGGAACCGGTGGCGCCGGTGCGGGAGATCCCGGCGGCCGAGCCGGGCCCGTGGGAGACGTGGCCGTGGTCGCTGGCCGGACTGGCGCCGGCGGCCGCGCAGGCCGCCGGCGCCGATGTCCCGTCGATGATCCTCTGGGAGTTCCGGAACTAG
- a CDS encoding ArsR/SmtB family transcription factor, producing MVVSQLDDAEIDRIFHALADATRRDIVTRVLRQEESISQLARRYDMSFAAVQKHVAVLARASLVVKQRSGREQLVHGNPEVLRKAARLLDEYEQIWRHRADAIGDILSEEDE from the coding sequence GTGGTTGTAAGTCAACTCGACGACGCGGAGATCGACCGGATCTTCCACGCACTCGCGGACGCCACCCGGCGCGACATCGTCACCAGGGTGCTCCGTCAGGAGGAGTCGATCTCGCAGCTCGCCCGCAGGTACGACATGAGCTTCGCCGCCGTGCAGAAACACGTGGCGGTGCTCGCGCGGGCATCGCTGGTCGTCAAACAGCGGAGCGGGAGGGAGCAGCTCGTGCACGGCAATCCCGAGGTCCTGCGCAAGGCGGCCCGCCTGCTCGACGAATACGAACAGATCTGGCGCCACCGCGCCGACGCGATCGGCGACATCCTGTCCGAGGAGGACGAATGA
- a CDS encoding ABC transporter permease — protein sequence MALAILRRVAILVVSVLVASIVVFAFMAVLPGDPAQVALGINATPELLARTRADFGLDRPLVEQYLSWMGGVLQGDFGRSYVTGEAIGPQLVDRLGVTLWLVGAGMLVAVVLAVPFGALAAVWHRRFGGTAISGLSQLGVAVPAFLAGILLVQVFAVQLRWLPSGGWTPPNQDAGEFLRGLILPALSLGLVQGAVLTRYVRSAVLDTLGQDYLRTARAKGLRPYPALMRHGMRNAAVPVVTVLGLQLTTLLVGAVVVERVFVLPGLGSMLLDSVSARDLLAVQGIVLVLVVAVLVVNFVVDLLYVVIDPRLRTAR from the coding sequence ATGGCGCTAGCGATCCTGCGCCGTGTGGCGATCCTGGTGGTCAGCGTGCTGGTCGCCTCCATCGTGGTGTTCGCGTTCATGGCGGTGCTGCCCGGCGATCCGGCGCAGGTCGCGCTCGGCATCAACGCCACCCCGGAGCTGCTCGCCCGCACCCGCGCCGACTTCGGGCTCGACCGGCCGCTGGTCGAGCAGTACCTGAGCTGGATGGGCGGGGTGCTGCAGGGCGATTTCGGCCGCTCCTACGTCACCGGCGAGGCGATCGGGCCGCAGCTGGTCGACCGGCTGGGCGTGACGTTGTGGCTGGTGGGCGCGGGGATGCTGGTCGCGGTCGTGCTCGCGGTGCCGTTCGGCGCGCTGGCCGCGGTGTGGCACCGGCGCTTCGGCGGCACGGCCATCTCCGGCCTGTCGCAGCTCGGTGTCGCGGTGCCGGCGTTCCTTGCCGGGATCCTGCTGGTGCAGGTGTTCGCGGTGCAGCTGCGGTGGCTGCCGTCCGGCGGGTGGACGCCACCGAACCAGGACGCCGGCGAGTTCCTGCGCGGCCTGATCCTGCCCGCCCTGTCGCTCGGTCTCGTGCAGGGCGCAGTGCTCACCCGGTACGTGCGCTCGGCCGTGCTGGACACGCTCGGCCAGGACTACCTGCGTACCGCCCGGGCGAAAGGCCTGCGCCCGTACCCGGCGTTGATGCGGCACGGCATGCGCAACGCCGCCGTCCCGGTGGTGACCGTGCTCGGGCTCCAGCTGACCACACTGCTGGTCGGCGCGGTCGTGGTGGAGCGGGTGTTCGTGCTGCCCGGTCTGGGCAGCATGCTGCTGGACTCGGTGTCCGCGCGCGACCTGCTGGCGGTGCAGGGCATCGTGCTCGTGCTGGTGGTCGCGGTGCTGGTGGTCAACTTCGTGGTCGATCTGCTGTACGTGGTGATCGACCCCCGGCTGAGGACGGCGCGGTGA
- a CDS encoding ABC transporter permease — MKGRTSPALIAGAVLVGLVVLAALVSFVWTPHDPLKVESTARLLGPSAEHWFGTDKFGRDVFSQILVGARTTLYVGVIAVGVAALVGTPLGILAGMSMRWLGEFVMRVNDLVLAFPALLLAIMLGAVYGASTVTAMIAIGVATIPSFARVARSGTLQVMSTEYVLAARSAGRSRFFIARRHVLPNIGGLVIVQCSVSFGIAVLAEAALSFLGFGTRPPTPSWGRMLQESQELLTVQPRLALVPGLAIAIAVLGFNLLGDGLRDRLDPRLERR; from the coding sequence GTGAAGGGGCGGACATCGCCGGCGTTGATCGCCGGCGCGGTACTGGTCGGGCTCGTGGTGCTGGCGGCGCTGGTGTCGTTCGTGTGGACGCCGCACGATCCGCTGAAGGTCGAATCGACCGCCCGGCTGCTCGGGCCGAGCGCCGAGCACTGGTTCGGCACCGACAAGTTCGGCCGGGACGTGTTCAGCCAGATCCTCGTCGGCGCGCGCACCACGCTGTACGTCGGCGTGATCGCGGTCGGCGTCGCCGCGCTGGTCGGCACGCCGCTGGGCATCCTGGCCGGGATGTCGATGCGGTGGCTCGGCGAATTCGTCATGCGGGTCAACGACCTCGTGCTCGCGTTCCCGGCGCTGCTGCTCGCGATCATGCTCGGCGCCGTCTACGGCGCCAGCACGGTCACCGCGATGATCGCGATCGGCGTCGCGACCATCCCGTCGTTCGCGCGGGTGGCCCGCTCCGGCACGTTGCAGGTGATGAGCACCGAGTACGTGCTCGCGGCGCGCTCGGCAGGCCGGTCGCGGTTCTTCATCGCGCGGCGGCACGTGCTGCCGAACATCGGCGGGCTGGTGATCGTGCAGTGCTCGGTGTCGTTCGGCATCGCGGTGCTGGCCGAGGCGGCGCTGTCGTTCCTCGGGTTCGGCACCCGGCCGCCGACGCCGTCCTGGGGGCGCATGCTGCAGGAGTCCCAGGAACTGCTGACGGTGCAGCCGCGGCTCGCGCTGGTGCCGGGTCTGGCGATCGCGATCGCGGTGCTCGGGTTCAACCTGCTCGGCGACGGTCTGCGTGACCGCCTCGACCCGCGGCTGGAGCGGCGATGA
- a CDS encoding ABC transporter ATP-binding protein has product MTLEVSELSVHAGAHALVREVSFAVGAGERVGLIGESGSGKSLTASAVMGLLPEGLRASGSAKLTGTELLGAPERELSRRRGRDLAMVFQEPMTALNPLMRVGRQVAEAIRLHTRKSRRAAHEAAVALLDAVKLPDPEQLARAYPHQLSGGQRQRVVLAIALANDPALLICDEPTTALDVTVQAQVLDLILTGVAERETALLFITHDLAVVARVCTRVLVMFEGRIVEEGSTSDVLTRPRHDYTKKLLAASDLEAA; this is encoded by the coding sequence ATGACCCTCGAAGTTTCGGAACTGTCCGTGCACGCTGGTGCGCATGCGCTGGTGCGCGAGGTGTCGTTCGCGGTGGGCGCCGGTGAGCGGGTCGGGCTGATCGGCGAGTCCGGGTCCGGCAAGTCGCTGACCGCGTCCGCGGTGATGGGCCTGCTGCCGGAGGGGTTGCGGGCGAGCGGTTCGGCGAAGCTGACCGGCACCGAGCTGCTGGGCGCGCCCGAGCGCGAGCTGTCGCGGCGGCGGGGGCGGGACCTGGCGATGGTGTTCCAGGAGCCGATGACCGCGCTGAACCCGCTGATGCGCGTCGGCCGCCAGGTCGCCGAGGCGATCCGGCTGCACACCCGCAAGTCCCGGCGGGCGGCCCACGAGGCCGCGGTGGCGTTGCTGGACGCGGTGAAGCTGCCCGATCCGGAGCAGCTCGCCCGCGCCTACCCGCACCAGCTCTCCGGCGGCCAGCGGCAGCGGGTGGTGCTGGCGATCGCCCTGGCCAACGACCCGGCGCTGCTGATCTGCGACGAACCGACCACGGCGCTCGACGTTACGGTGCAGGCGCAGGTTCTCGACCTGATCCTGACCGGGGTCGCCGAACGGGAGACGGCGCTGCTGTTCATCACGCACGATCTCGCGGTGGTGGCGCGGGTGTGCACGCGGGTGCTGGTCATGTTCGAGGGCCGGATCGTCGAGGAAGGGTCCACTTCGGACGTCCTCACCCGGCCGCGGCACGACTACACGAAGAAGCTGTTGGCCGCGTCGGACCTGGAGGCGGCGTGA
- a CDS encoding ABC transporter ATP-binding protein, whose translation MIELRDVHRHYRRPREVHALRGVSFTVAAGQRFGIVGESGSGKSTLVRLLAGLDRPTSGEVSFDGRRIDGLPERKLGFLRRAVQVVFQDPMGSLDPRMRVRDIISEPLGRRDPDRVAELLTAVGLPPDAASRYPHQFSGGQRQRISIARALAPHPRVLIADEPVSALDVSVRKQILDLLAELTERFELTLVFVSHDLAVVRRVCDTVAVMRSGELVELGAVEQVYGDPRHPYTRELVAAAPNLRAELARLQGGR comes from the coding sequence GTGATCGAACTGCGGGACGTCCACCGCCACTACCGGCGGCCACGCGAGGTGCACGCGCTGCGCGGGGTGTCGTTCACCGTCGCGGCCGGGCAGCGCTTCGGCATCGTCGGCGAATCCGGCTCCGGCAAGTCCACCCTGGTGCGCCTGCTGGCCGGGCTGGACCGGCCCACCTCCGGCGAGGTCTCCTTCGACGGCAGGCGGATCGACGGCCTGCCCGAGCGGAAGCTGGGGTTCCTGCGCCGCGCGGTGCAGGTGGTGTTCCAGGACCCGATGGGCTCGCTGGATCCGCGGATGCGCGTGCGGGACATCATTTCCGAGCCACTGGGCCGCCGCGATCCGGACCGCGTCGCGGAGCTGCTGACCGCGGTCGGGCTGCCCCCGGACGCGGCGAGCCGCTACCCGCACCAGTTCTCCGGCGGGCAGCGGCAGCGGATCTCGATCGCCCGCGCGCTCGCGCCGCACCCGCGGGTGCTGATCGCGGACGAGCCGGTCAGCGCGCTGGACGTGTCGGTGCGCAAACAGATCCTCGACCTCCTCGCCGAGCTGACCGAACGCTTCGAGCTGACGCTGGTGTTCGTTTCGCACGACCTCGCCGTGGTACGCCGGGTCTGCGACACGGTCGCCGTGATGCGCTCCGGGGAGCTCGTCGAGCTGGGCGCGGTGGAACAGGTCTACGGCGATCCGCGACATCCCTACACGAGGGAGCTCGTCGCGGCGGCCCCGAACCTGCGTGCGGAACTGGCCAGGCTGCAGGGAGGACGATGA
- a CDS encoding ABC transporter substrate-binding protein, whose product MKVRISAALALLLVVSACSAGSTASVSSGPDTLAVGFTAEPANFDFTRTDGTAIPQALLYNVYEGLVKLDGSGKIVPLLARSWTVSEDRRTYDFQLQPGVTFSNGAPFTAEDVKFSIDRVKTDWTISIKSKMDVVDHVEVVDPLHARVVLKKPSNGWLFDMTGRVGAIFSPTGVADLAGKPVGTGPYEVQSRRRGDSIVLAANPAYWGRKPVYRTVILKYIKDPTALNNALLSNGIDVIAQITAPDSIPQFENDNRFTVLQGTTNGEVVLSFNGAKAPFNDVRVRRALTLAIDRKALLDTAWAGRGTVLGSMVPPTDPWYEDLAGYYPHDPVQAKTLLAEAGQTNLSIRLRVANLPYATAAAQVVASDLADIGVRVTIEPLDFPAVWLKQVFTDHDFDASIVQHVEARDITTFGNPKYYWGYDNPRVKQLISDADAGTPEQQVANMREAARTITADAAADWLFLYPNVVVAKKKVTGLAANQVSESFDLTGLG is encoded by the coding sequence ATGAAAGTCCGAATTTCCGCGGCGCTGGCGCTCCTGCTGGTGGTCTCGGCCTGCTCCGCCGGATCCACGGCCTCGGTCAGCTCCGGCCCGGACACGCTCGCCGTCGGGTTCACCGCCGAGCCGGCGAACTTCGACTTCACCCGCACCGACGGCACGGCCATCCCGCAGGCCCTGCTCTACAACGTCTACGAGGGCCTGGTGAAGCTCGACGGCAGCGGCAAGATCGTGCCGTTGCTCGCCCGGTCCTGGACGGTGAGCGAGGACAGGCGGACCTACGACTTCCAGCTCCAGCCCGGCGTGACGTTCAGCAACGGCGCGCCGTTCACCGCCGAGGACGTGAAGTTCTCCATCGACCGCGTCAAGACCGACTGGACGATCTCCATCAAGTCCAAGATGGACGTCGTGGACCACGTTGAGGTGGTCGACCCGCTGCACGCCCGCGTGGTGCTGAAGAAACCCAGCAACGGCTGGCTGTTCGACATGACCGGCCGCGTCGGCGCGATTTTCAGCCCCACCGGGGTCGCCGACCTGGCGGGCAAGCCCGTCGGCACCGGGCCGTACGAGGTGCAGTCCCGGCGGCGCGGAGACTCGATCGTGCTGGCCGCCAACCCGGCCTACTGGGGCCGGAAACCGGTCTACCGGACCGTGATCCTCAAGTACATCAAGGATCCGACGGCGTTGAACAACGCGCTGCTCAGCAACGGCATCGACGTCATCGCGCAGATCACCGCGCCGGACTCGATCCCGCAGTTCGAGAACGACAACCGGTTCACCGTCCTGCAGGGCACCACGAACGGCGAGGTCGTGCTCTCCTTCAACGGCGCGAAAGCCCCGTTCAACGACGTGCGCGTCCGCCGCGCCCTCACCCTGGCCATAGACCGGAAGGCCTTGCTGGACACCGCGTGGGCGGGTCGCGGCACGGTGCTCGGCAGCATGGTCCCGCCCACCGATCCCTGGTACGAGGACCTCGCCGGCTACTACCCGCACGACCCGGTGCAGGCGAAGACGCTGCTGGCCGAGGCGGGGCAGACGAACCTGTCGATCCGGCTGCGTGTCGCGAACCTGCCGTACGCGACGGCCGCCGCGCAAGTCGTCGCCTCCGATCTGGCCGACATCGGCGTGCGCGTCACGATCGAGCCGCTGGACTTCCCGGCCGTGTGGCTCAAGCAGGTCTTCACCGACCACGACTTCGACGCCTCGATCGTCCAGCACGTCGAAGCCCGCGACATCACGACCTTCGGCAACCCCAAGTACTACTGGGGCTACGACAACCCGCGGGTCAAGCAGCTCATCTCGGATGCGGACGCGGGCACGCCGGAGCAGCAGGTCGCGAACATGCGCGAGGCCGCCCGGACCATCACCGCGGACGCGGCGGCCGACTGGCTGTTCCTGTACCCGAACGTCGTGGTGGCGAAGAAGAAGGTGACCGGGCTCGCCGCAAACCAGGTCAGCGAGTCCTTCGACCTGACGGGGCTGGGCTGA
- a CDS encoding patatin-like phospholipase family protein, which translates to MTGVGLCLSGGGYRAMLFHLGALWRINELGRLPELTRISSVSGGSITAGALAVAWPRLEFTGGVAANFTDEVVRPVRALAGRTLDVPVILRGLVTPGHSTGEALAAAYRKHLFGDLLLPDLPAHGPHFVFTATDLQDGDQWWFYRERQQDPPVQLATAVAASSAFPPFLSPVVLTTPVPGEERRIELSDAGVFDNLGLDPVIGHCDTVLVSDAGKRMDKLRSVSRNWPGQLLRTLDIMDNQVRALRTSSLIKSYVDGTFAGAYWGSYSDIDNFEVDDALPAPLSRTRALAESPTRLRRTPAVVQERLINWGYAICDAGMRRWVDPKAKPPADFPYPAAGV; encoded by the coding sequence ATGACTGGGGTCGGGCTCTGCCTGTCCGGTGGCGGCTACCGCGCGATGCTGTTCCACCTGGGCGCGTTGTGGCGCATCAACGAACTGGGCCGGCTGCCCGAGCTGACGCGGATCTCCAGCGTCTCCGGCGGCTCGATCACCGCGGGCGCGCTCGCCGTCGCATGGCCGCGGCTGGAGTTCACCGGCGGGGTGGCGGCGAACTTCACCGACGAGGTCGTGCGGCCGGTCCGCGCGCTCGCCGGGCGGACCCTCGACGTGCCGGTGATCCTGCGCGGCTTGGTGACACCCGGCCACAGCACCGGGGAAGCCCTCGCGGCGGCGTACCGGAAGCACCTGTTCGGCGACCTCCTGCTGCCGGACCTGCCCGCGCACGGCCCGCACTTCGTATTCACGGCAACCGACCTGCAGGACGGCGACCAGTGGTGGTTCTACCGGGAACGACAGCAGGACCCGCCGGTGCAGCTCGCGACCGCGGTCGCGGCGTCGTCGGCGTTCCCGCCGTTCCTGTCGCCGGTCGTGCTGACCACGCCGGTGCCGGGCGAGGAGCGGCGCATCGAGCTGAGCGACGCCGGCGTGTTCGACAACCTCGGCCTGGACCCGGTGATCGGGCACTGCGACACGGTGCTCGTCAGCGACGCCGGCAAGCGCATGGACAAGCTGCGGTCGGTGTCCCGGAACTGGCCGGGTCAGCTGCTGCGCACGCTCGACATCATGGACAACCAGGTCCGGGCGCTGCGCACGTCCTCGCTGATCAAGTCCTATGTGGACGGCACGTTCGCGGGCGCCTACTGGGGCAGCTACAGCGACATCGACAACTTCGAGGTCGACGACGCGCTCCCCGCGCCGCTCAGCCGGACCCGCGCGCTCGCCGAGTCACCCACCCGGCTGCGTCGCACCCCGGCCGTCGTGCAGGAGCGGCTGATCAACTGGGGCTACGCCATCTGCGACGCCGGGATGCGCCGGTGGGTCGACCCGAAGGCCAAGCCACCGGCGGACTTCCCATACCCGGCCGCGGGTGTCTAG
- a CDS encoding PPOX class F420-dependent oxidoreductase, with product MIFTERERAYLAGQRLGRMGTVDAKGRPQVRPLGFRLNDDGTIDIGGPDLSKSQKWRNLERNPEVSFVVDDIAPDEPGAVKPGWGRGVEVRGTAELLTGVEPPSFGRGFFSDELIRIHPRVVHAWHLDPDQLTRRAQVSA from the coding sequence ATGATCTTCACCGAACGCGAGCGCGCGTACCTCGCCGGCCAGCGGCTCGGCCGCATGGGCACCGTCGACGCCAAGGGGCGCCCGCAGGTCCGGCCGCTGGGCTTCCGGCTCAACGACGACGGCACGATCGACATCGGCGGCCCCGACCTCAGCAAGAGCCAGAAGTGGCGCAACCTCGAACGCAACCCCGAGGTGTCGTTCGTCGTCGACGACATCGCCCCCGACGAGCCGGGCGCCGTCAAGCCCGGCTGGGGGCGCGGCGTCGAGGTCCGCGGCACGGCCGAACTGCTCACCGGCGTCGAGCCGCCGTCGTTCGGGCGCGGCTTCTTCAGCGACGAGCTGATCCGGATCCACCCGCGCGTCGTGCACGCCTGGCACCTGGACCCGGACCAGCTGACGCGGCGGGCTCAGGTCAGCGCCTGA
- a CDS encoding FadR/GntR family transcriptional regulator, translating into MEFEPVSPVRAYERIVEQIEQAVLTGRLRPGERLPGERELMAQFGVSRSTIREALRVLQAGEVIRSRPGDPRGPEVLPASPASLQKSLDRLARAETLGLAELLQFRMILEGSAYRLAAELRTEEDLSELRAALAAMTESLDDYATFSRADVAFHDVVARAGRNTLIVVCGKVVRGVVLDLIAGKLANSTDRQALMAASVAHHKEVLRAVEDGDGPLAARLARRALFDYYAEYVGADERVVLEHLLD; encoded by the coding sequence ATGGAGTTCGAGCCGGTCAGCCCGGTCCGCGCCTACGAGCGGATCGTGGAACAGATCGAGCAGGCCGTGCTCACCGGCCGGCTCCGGCCGGGCGAGCGGCTGCCCGGGGAACGCGAGCTGATGGCCCAGTTCGGGGTCAGCCGCTCCACGATCCGTGAGGCGCTGCGGGTCCTGCAGGCCGGCGAGGTGATCCGCTCGCGCCCTGGCGATCCACGTGGGCCGGAGGTCCTGCCCGCGTCCCCGGCGAGCCTGCAGAAGTCGCTGGACCGGCTGGCGCGTGCGGAAACGCTGGGGTTGGCGGAGCTGTTGCAGTTCCGGATGATCCTGGAGGGCTCCGCGTACCGGCTGGCCGCGGAGTTGCGCACCGAGGAGGACCTGTCCGAGCTGCGCGCGGCGCTGGCGGCGATGACGGAGAGCCTGGACGACTACGCGACGTTCAGCCGCGCCGACGTCGCCTTCCACGACGTGGTCGCGCGGGCCGGGCGGAACACGCTGATCGTGGTGTGCGGCAAGGTCGTGCGCGGGGTGGTGCTGGACCTGATCGCGGGCAAGCTGGCGAACTCGACCGACCGGCAGGCGCTGATGGCGGCGTCGGTCGCGCACCACAAGGAAGTGCTGCGCGCGGTGGAGGACGGCGACGGCCCGCTGGCGGCCCGGCTGGCGCGGCGCGCCCTGTTCGACTACTACGCCGAGTACGTCGGCGCGGACGAGCGGGTCGTGCTGGAACACCTGCTGGACTGA
- a CDS encoding macrolide family glycosyltransferase, whose translation MEVKEMRVPARREPVRVAPDMSKHIAMVGVPAVSHVLPSLEVIRELVARGHRVTYANDPAVAHLIEPTGAELVPCTSTLPVADNDWPADPIAAMDLFLDDAIQALPQLRAVYDADPADLYLYDIGAYGARALAESQGRPFVQLSPTFVAWKGYEEEVAAQLWALPGADAHRAKFADWLASCGATTLDSDAFSGRSPRALALIPRAMQPNADRVDDSVTFVGPCLGDRADAGGWTRPADAGKVLLVSLGSAYTRQAAFYRECLAAFGNLPGWHVVLQIGKYVDPAELGEVPANVEVRSWVPQPAILAQADAFVTHAGMGSSAEGLHAGVPMIAVPQAAEQFMNADRLVELGVARRIDTADATADSLRTTLLELVADPDVARTSARLRDETRAEGGSTRAADLVEELLR comes from the coding sequence CTGGAGGTCAAGGAAATGCGCGTGCCCGCCCGGCGCGAGCCCGTTAGGGTCGCGCCTGACATGAGTAAGCACATCGCCATGGTCGGGGTCCCGGCCGTCAGCCACGTCCTGCCCAGCCTCGAAGTGATCCGCGAGCTGGTCGCCCGCGGCCACCGCGTCACCTACGCCAACGACCCGGCCGTGGCCCACCTGATCGAGCCGACCGGCGCCGAACTGGTGCCGTGCACCTCGACGCTGCCGGTGGCCGACAACGACTGGCCCGCCGACCCGATCGCCGCGATGGACCTGTTCCTCGACGACGCCATCCAGGCGCTCCCGCAGCTGCGCGCCGTCTACGACGCGGACCCGGCGGACCTCTACCTCTACGACATCGGGGCGTACGGCGCGCGTGCCCTCGCCGAGTCGCAGGGTCGCCCGTTCGTGCAGTTGTCGCCGACGTTCGTGGCCTGGAAGGGCTACGAGGAAGAGGTCGCCGCGCAGTTGTGGGCGCTGCCCGGCGCCGACGCGCACCGGGCGAAGTTCGCCGATTGGCTCGCCTCGTGCGGGGCGACCACTTTGGACAGCGACGCGTTCTCCGGCCGGTCGCCGCGCGCGCTGGCGTTGATCCCCCGCGCGATGCAGCCGAACGCCGACCGGGTGGACGACAGCGTGACCTTCGTGGGTCCGTGCCTCGGCGATCGCGCGGACGCGGGCGGGTGGACGCGGCCCGCCGACGCCGGGAAGGTCCTGCTGGTCTCGCTCGGCTCGGCCTACACGCGCCAGGCCGCGTTCTACCGGGAGTGCCTCGCCGCGTTCGGGAACCTGCCCGGCTGGCACGTGGTGCTGCAGATCGGCAAGTACGTCGACCCGGCCGAGCTGGGGGAGGTCCCGGCCAACGTCGAGGTCCGGTCCTGGGTGCCGCAGCCGGCGATCCTGGCGCAGGCCGACGCGTTCGTCACGCACGCCGGCATGGGCAGCAGCGCCGAAGGACTGCACGCGGGCGTGCCGATGATCGCGGTGCCGCAGGCCGCCGAGCAGTTCATGAACGCCGACCGCCTGGTCGAACTCGGCGTGGCGCGGCGGATCGACACCGCGGACGCGACGGCCGACTCGCTGCGGACCACCCTGCTGGAACTCGTCGCCGACCCCGACGTCGCTCGCACGTCCGCCCGGCTGCGGGACGAGACTCGCGCCGAGGGCGGCTCGACGCGCGCGGCCGACCTCGTCGAGGAGCTGCTCCGCTAG